A region of Solanum dulcamara chromosome 7, daSolDulc1.2, whole genome shotgun sequence DNA encodes the following proteins:
- the LOC129894234 gene encoding D-3-phosphoglycerate dehydrogenase 3, chloroplastic-like, giving the protein MASTPSPHTAAKAHLNSLLSSPVNHNKPSNLSFLHTSSNPSSIKLLHSRSASSFSRSISSSSTTAICNVLKTVESADISLSRDLHGVVSTPKPTILVSEKLGEAGLDLLRSFGNVDCSYDLSPQDLCAKISLCDALIVRSGTKVTREVFEAAQGRLKVVGRAGVGIDNVDLQAATEFGCLVVNAPTANTIAAAEHGIALLTSMARNVAQSDASMKAGKWLRSKYVGVSLVGKTLAIMGFGKVGSEVARRAKGLGMHVIAHDPYAPADRARAIGVDLVSFEQAISTADFISLHMPLTPATNKVFNDDTFAKMKKGVRLINVARGGVIDEDALVRALDSGIVAQAALDVFTVEPPPKDSKLVQHENVTVTPHLGASTKEAQEGVAIEIAEAVVGALNGELSATAVNAPMVPPEVLSELAPYVVLAEKLGRLAVQLVTGGSGIQSVKVVYKSSRDPDSLDTRLLRAMVTKGIIEPISDTIINLVNADFSAKQKGLRISEERNIVDSSPEYPVESIQVQISNVQSRFASALSENGNISIEGRVKYGVPHLTRVGPFSVDVSLEGNLILCKQVDQPGMIGKVGNILGESNVNVSFMSVGRTVKGKQAIMAIGVDEEPDKDTQKKIGEVSAVEEFVFLNL; this is encoded by the exons ATGGCGTCCACCCCTTCTCCTCATACTGCCGCCAAAGCCCACCTCAATTCTCTCCTCTCTTCTCCCGTCAATCACAACAAACCCTCAAATCTCTCTTTCCTCCATACCTCCTCAAATCCATCTTCCATCAAACTCCTTCACTCTCGTTCTGCCTCGTCATTTTCACGatcaatttcttcttcttcgacGACGGCGATTTGTAATGTCCTCAAAACTGTTGAATCTGCTGACATCTCCCTCTCTAGAGATCTTCACGGCGTCGTTTCGACACCCAAGCCAACCATTCTCGTATCCGAGAAGCTTGGAGAGGCGGGTCTAGATTTGCTAAGGAGTTTCGGCAACGTAGATTGCTCGTACGACTTGTCTCCTCAGGATCTCTGCGCTAAGATCTCACTGTGCGACGCGCTCATCGTTCGTAGTGGTACCAAGGTGACCCGTGAAGTGTTTGAGGCTGCTCAGGGACGACTCAAGGTCGTCGGGAGAGCTGGTGTTGGCATAGACAATGTGGATCTGCAAGCTGCAACTGAATTTGGTTGCCTTGTCGTTAACGCACCTACAGCTAATACTATTGCTGCAGCTGAGCATGGCATCGCTTTGCTCACCTCCATGGCCCGTAACGTTGCTCAGTCTGATGCCTCCATGAAAGCTG GAAAATGGCTGCGCAGCAAGTACGTGGGTGTCTCTCTTGTTGGGAAAACATTAGCTATTATGGGATTTGGTAAAGTTGGTTCCGAGGTTGCTAGACGTGCTAAAGGGCTTGGTATGCATGTTATTGCCCATGATCCTTATGCTCCAGCTGACAGAGCTCGTGCTATTGGAGTCGATTTGGTTTCATTTGAGCAGGCCATATCTACTGCTGACTTCATTTCACTCCACATGCCTCTTACACCTGCTACTAACAAGGTATTCAATGATGACACATTTGCAAAGATGAAGAAAGGAGTCAGACTAATAAATGTTGCTCGAGGGGGTGTTATTGACGAAGATGCATTAGTTAGAGCCCTTGACAGCGGAATAGTTGCTCAG GCAGCACTTGATGTGTTCACTGTGGAGCCCCCACCAAAAGATAGCAAACTAGTGCAGCATGAGAATGTCACTGTTACACCTCATCTTGGAGCTAGCACAAAAGAAGCACAG GAAGGAGTTGCAATTGAAATAGCTGAGGCTGTTGTTGGTGCTCTAAATGGGGAACTTTCTGCTACCGCTGTGAATGCTCCAATGGTCCCTCCTGAG GTTTTGTCTGAGTTGGCTCCTTATGTCGTGCTTGCTGAGAAATTGGGTAGATTAGCAGTACAGCTAGTGACTGGTGGAAGTGGGATTCAGAGTGTGAAAGTGGTTTACAAATCGTCTAGGGACCCTGACAGCTTGGACACTAGACTTCTCCGAGCTATGGTAACAAAAGGCATTATTGAGCCTATATCCGATACAATCATCAACCTTGTAAATGCAGATTTCAGTGCAAAGCAGAAGGGTCTTCGCATTAGTGAAGAAAGGAATATTGTTGATTCATCTCCAGAGTACCCTGTTGAGTCAATCCAGGTGCAGATTAGCAATGTGCAATCAAGATTTGCAAGTGCCTTATCAGAAAACGGAAATATCAGCATTGAGGGTAGAGTGAAGTATGGAGTTCCCCATCTTACACGCGTTGGACCATTTAGCGTTGACGTGAGCTTGGAGGGTAACCTCATCCTTTGCAAACAAGTTGATCAACCTGGTATGATCGGGAAAGTTGGGAACATACTTGGTGAGAGTAATGTGAATGTGAGTTTTATGAGTGTTGGGAGAACGGTGAAGGGAAAGCAGGCAATTATGGCAATTGGTGTAGACGAAGAACCAGACAAGGATACTCAGAAGAAGATTGGAGAGGTGTCTGCAGTTGAAGAGTTTGTCTTCCTCAACCTATAG
- the LOC129896937 gene encoding (R)-mandelonitrile lyase-like: MAKSWTLYGSYFVFFTIIILISFPVTHSDSSNDNPSYMGFVFNATEFPSEDYYDYIVVGGGTAGCPLAATLSEKYRVLLLERGGVPYGRPNLMTQEGFLTVLTDVDDFESPAQAFISEEGVPNARGRILGGSSAINAGFYSRADQDFYSRSKMNWDLQVVNQSYEWVEKAIVFRPELKNWQSAVRDGLVESGIDPFNGFSLDHVIGTKIGGSTFDSSGRRYSAADLLNFANPSNIQVAVYASVERILLATSADYSLSKQAATGVVFSDQSGRYHHAMLRGKGEVLVSAGALGSPQLLLLSGVGPRPYLSTWGIPVAHHLPYVGRFLFDNPRNGISIVPPMPLEHSLIQVVGITNSGAYLEAASSVIPFASPAKSLFIRTSPSPVYLTVATLMEKIVGPVSSGSLRLASTDVKLNPIVRFNYFSNSGDVERCINGTRKIAEVLRTRTMEIFKFDQWFGGRDFRYIGPALPVDESNDELMKEFCHQTVSTIWHYHGGCVVGKVVDQNLRVLGIDGLRVVDGSIFRVSPGTNPQATLLMLGRYVGTVMLRERFR, translated from the exons atggcaaaatcttGGACTCTTTACGGATCATACTTCGTCTTCTTCACCATCATCATACTAATTTCATTTCCGGTTACGCACTCTGATTCTTCTAACGATA ATCCAAGTTATATGGGGTTTGTGTTCAATGCGACGGAGTTCCCATCGGAAGACTATTATGACTACATCGTTGTGGGAGGTGGCACCGCCGGCTGTCCACTGGCGGCGACATTGTCGGAGAAGTACCGAGTTCTACTCCTTGAAAGAGGCGGTGTTCCATATGGAAGACCTAATTTGATGACCCAAGAAGGGTTTCTAACTGTACTTACCGATGTTGATGATTTTGAGTCCCCTGCCCAAGCCTTCATCTCTGAAGAGGGAGTTCCAAATGCCCGAGGTCGCATTCTTGGTGGAAGTAGTGCAATTAATGCCGGTTTTTACAGTAGGGCTGATCAAGATTTCTACAGTAGGTCGAAAATGAATTGGGATTTGCAAGTTGTAAATCAATCTTATGAATGGGTTGAGAAGGCTATTGTGTTTAGGCCGGAACTCAAGAATTGGCAGTCGGCTGTGAGGGATGGGTTAGTGGAGTCTGGTATTGATCCCTTCAATGGATTCAGTTTGGATCATGTTATTGGTACCAAGATTGGTGGCTCCACCTTTGATAGCTCTGGCCGCAGATATAGTGCTGCTGATCTTCTCAATTTTGCAAATCCTTCAAACATTCAGGTGGCTGTTTATGCCAGTGTGGAGAGAATTCTGCTAGCTACATCCGCAGATTATTCTCTGTCTAAGCAGGCTGCTACTGGTGTGGTTTTTAGTGACCAATCTGGCCGCTATCACCACGCCATGTTGCGTGGAAAAGGTGAAGTTTTAGTATCCGCAGGAGCTCTTGGTAGCCCACAGTTGCTTCTCTTGAGTGGTGTTGGTCCAAGGCCCTACCTCTCTACATGGGGTATACCAGTTGCTCACCATTTACCTTATGTGGGGAGGTTTCTGTTTGATAATCCAAGAAATGGTATCTCAATTGTGCCACCCATGCCGCTGGAACACTCTTTGATTCAAGTTGTGGGGATCACTAATTCGGGGGCTTACTTAGAGGCTGCCTCAAGTGTCATTCCATTTGCTTCCCCTGCTAAATCCCTTTTTATCAGAACTTCCCCATCTCCAGTTTATCTCACAGTGGCCACCCTCATGGAGAAGATTGTTGGACCGGTTTCTTCTGGTTCACTTAGATTGGCATCAACAGATGTTAAGCTGAACCCTATTGTTCGATTTAATTACTTCAGCAACTCGGGAGATGTAGAGAGGTGTATCAATGGCACCCGAAAAATAGCAGAAGTGTTGAGAACCAGAACAATGGAGATTTTCAAGTTTGATCAGTGGTTTGGCGGTAGGGATTTTAGGTACATTGGTCCTGCTTTGCCTGTTGATGAGTCAAATGATGAACTTATGAAGGAGTTCTGCCATCAGACAGTCAGTACCATTTGGCACTATCATGGTGGCTGTGTTGTGGGGAAGGTAGTTGATCAAAATTTGAGAGTGCTTGGCATTGATGGCCTAAGAGTTGTTGATGGTTCAATATTCAGAGTGTCACCAGGGACCAATCCCCAGGCTACTCTTCTCATGCTTGGACG GTATGTTGGTACGGTGATGCTGAGGGAGAGGTTCAGGTAG